The nucleotide window TCCATCGTACCATGGTGTTCCAATCTGTAAAAGCGTTTAAAAAAAGAGTTAATGGCACGTAAAGCAAATTCAATTAAATGACTTCTCTATCTTTTATTGATTATATGGTAGGTTGTAGGTGGGTAGAGCTAGCTAGTGTTAAATGAGGATCGATCACGGGTGCTTATCTGAAAAAGTGATATTTGTTTTCCTATTGAAACAAGACTCGATTCTCGACTCTACTAAAAATTGTAGAATTTAATTATAAGTTAAATCAAAACACATGAAGAGTGTTCCACATAGCAGTTTAAGTAGTTGTTACTGGTTTTATGAGGCTAAAGCATTGCTTtaggaaaaatatttaaatagcGTTTAGTGATGAAATGagatatttacaaaatattacaaCTTATAgcctacaaaaataaaaaattgtgttttaaggTTCTTTTCTCTACATTTCTCTAGAGATTATCTTTCAACAAAAAACCATTACTTTtaccaaacaaaaacaaataaattacacAACTAACTAATCGTATAGTTAAATATCTACCAGTTATAATTATATAGCTACAATGACGCACAGTCCAAGCTAACCGCTATTTAGACCGCTAACAATTGACCCCACGACCCACAACTACCTTATACCAAATAGGCCCATAATAAACATCCAAATCTTTCTAATCAAAATTCCATTTTGTTAACAACTTGTATATATGATCCAAATGAGTAAACAATAATGTAAAGACAAATTGTTGCAACAAATTAGAAATTGtttgagtatataatatattctgcgTAAGCTAATACTTGAGtcttcaaaatatattatatacgcTAACAAAAACAAGAAGCGAGAAAAACGAAAAGAACCTGTCGAATACCGTGCCAATGGATGGCAAGATTCTCAGTAAACAAGTTGTTAGTGACTTCAACAATGATAGTATCACCCTGCTCGGCCTTAATGGTTGGTCCAGGGAAGATACCATTGATTGTTATGACTAGCTTCTTGCAACAATCTGGAGATCTAAACTCATACTTTACATCCCACTTATGATGTTTGATTTTCGCTACGCCTTTACATGACATTAAACTCAACACTGCGATGAAATAAACAAGAGAATAAAAATGTTTTGCCATTGGTAACGTACGATAGAGCTATCTGTCTCTTGTTTTTAGGTGTTTTAAGTCGATTAGAACACGTAATAATGCTCTCGGTATTTAAATGTTAAAGAGTGATTTGGATTGAGATAGTAGCTTTAAAAAATATGTCATATGAgataatggtatctttatttgGTTGGGCCTTTTACAACcattagcaagtaatttcttttttgattaGTCTTGAGCATGATTAGGATATTGTAGATAATGGTGCCTTTAATGCTTTCCCTTTTTAAAGAATCAAATAGTGCTTGTTGTGTCTTTAACCATTATTGTAAACCTTTTAACTCTCCTTGTCATACCCATTTATCTAATAAAAAAGCTCATATTTAATCCCACATTAAAAAATAGAAGAGAGATTGATTTTAGAATGAAATTTCACCGGGTTTATATACAGTCAACTCTCTTCTTGTGTGAGTCTTTTTTACTAGCACAGCAACTGAAAAATAAGTTAAGCTTGTTAGGCCATACTGCGGTTTATTTCATTACAACACTGAAAAACGGGTTGTATTAATCTAATTGtgttatataacaaaaaaaatgataacCGAGCTAATTCAATACCTATGATGAGAGAAGAGTTACCTTGGGATTTTACCTTCATGCTATTCTTGATAGTTGATACTCTTCTCTGTTagttatatacttttaaattaaaacttataaattataataggGCTTTTAGAACATTACAATAAAACTTATAATGATAGTTACTTaatgattgaaaatcaaaggTTAATAACAAGATTTTGGGGTTCGGTaactcaaaatttaattttaagcgatgattttgaaatttaccTACTTCATTTTTtctgtaattttgaaaaaggAGACTTGTGTAAAAAGGTTGGTTTGGCATGTGGATTGCAACCGTTGTTCATTCGGGTTGATTTCGTGTTATTTGTTTCGGGTCGATTTGAAATCGAATTTTGTGTTCataatgtttatttacataattataagtCATTTTTAAAATCGGATCAAATTGAATTCGACTATAAGGTCgagtaaattttaaatcatattgTCTATTTTGGACACCTCTTTGCAACAAACAATCTCTCTAGCAGAAGTGGATATATGATTACATGTACATCAGCATTAGAGcatacagctagtctcttgagaaacgtatctcaagcccagcacattaaaaattaatacctacttatcgtattctaaatgcctaccatattatctttaatgcttacttaccatatctttaatgcctactttcaatatcttagatgtttacttacattattcttaatgcctacttacaatattttaagaaatatataatagaccgatccaattagagatgatcttTCAAAGATACCGCCTCTCACGAGAATCAAAATGGAATTGGTAAGATCTCAATCTATAACCGCATCTCGTTGGATCATGACACAAGTATACTTACTCCTCTGCTCCATAAATGAAACAATATTTCATGTAATGTAAAAGAGAATACTATATAGTAAAACAGTAAGTGAAGGTCAAAGGCACAAATAATTTGTTAGTATTAAATGGTAGGACTTCCATTATCATAGGAATgacataataataacaacaaattaaaaactcatttccACTATATTCAAATAATACCAATAACCAAACAACCTGTAGATAGTTGTAATACAAGTCATGAGTATGCAAGAAAAGAAAGAACATGTGCCCTTATCATGAGATGTAGGCATGACCCATAGGCTATTGTGTATTCCTCTTAACTTAAAATTTGAATGCTTGTAGTttgtaaatatataaaacattacTATTTCAGTTTATGGTTATCTACTTTTTAGATGttgtgtagcaaattcaaaagaaCGAAGGAAGTGAATTATGTATAGCCAGAGCCCATCTCGGCAGCAATTCTCCTAAGCTCAATTAAAGCTAAGAGCCCCCCAAATTGAAACGTCTATGTTAAACATCGATAAAGAGCAATTCTATCCTTAGAAAACGACGCTACAAAGTTGGTTGCGGGAATAATACAATTAAACATAAAAGCAGACTTAAAAAGAAGCATCAGTCCTGTTCGATCATGTATGTACAACGCACAATCATCAGATCATATAGCCTGTGGTTTGAACAACTCATATCTTTGCCCCCAAAAGTAAACGGAAACAACAGTAAAGCAAGCATTACATCGAAGAGTGGGGGGAGAAAGAACCCTATAAGCAAAGCGAAGAAAACAAACAACGAACGAATGTGGAGGAGCATAAACACCATTAAATTACCCACAATCTAGTTAGCAGGTAGTGTCGTTAGTCTGAGGACGAGGACCTAAATACACTATCCCGTCCATTTTCGAGCTTTCTGGTATTTCTATCTCTTCTAACCATCCATATGAGTACCCGTCATCTTTTAGCTCTGCTAATTCTTCATCTGCATCCACAAATTCTAAACGTTAAGAAAACAATAGCACGTATATCATGGCAAAATTGCATCTACACAAAAACAACTTAATGTTTGTTGTTGAAACTATTTGCTCGTGTAGCAAATGTTTGAACAAACACAAAAGAGAGTAAGTCTAAAACGCATCACTTACACGCTTGTGATCACTCTTTGCTACATCTTATTCAACAAGAAAAACAGTCCAGCCGAAGAAGACAGAAATGGCAAGGAAAATGCAATCAGGGGTGCCGCCtggtttattttacattttttcgtGATTATGAAACtataaaacaaataactaaAGTAAATGTAACGTAACTAATATTAGAGGCCCTTCATTTAGAGGGCCTTGAACGGTCAGACATCTTGCATAAGCTCAAAACCATCCTTGTCATTAACAAATATCTATGGCACGAAAAAGAGGCCATTAAGATTGTAAACTTTACTTTGTGGTAGATTCAAGTTGTATTATCATGGAGATGTGCAACTATGCATAATAATGCCCTCCAAAAGGCGGTTTAAAATCCCCCTATCCCTCCATCCTCATACTTTGACTTATCTCAACGACTCATCCATTAACAAGCTTGTCCAAATTTGAGCGTCAAGGAATagtattaaagtatataacgtatattggggcctcaaccatcagcttaaacttttgattgagttgttccttgacatggtatcagagccaacatgacaagaggtcatgggttcgaatctcaataccccttatttaaagtggaatatttagtgaCATATATAAGGAGCACATGTGCTGCATGTCTACATCCATatcatggggcctcaaccatcagcttaagctttggttgaattggtttttTGATAAACTTTGTAGGTGTTAACTTAAGTCCTCTTGGTACAGAAAAATCATAAAGAAATTCTTTACCCAAGGAATAGAATGTTGTAGGCCCTTTTTCTGTAGAAAAGTCATGAATATGTGCAGAACAAAAGTCAGCTACCCTACATGGGTTGGATTTCACAAATGTTTCCACTTGACAATATGGGTCTGGATTCAATGGACAATAAAAGAGTACTCAGAATTAACATTGCCCATAAAAGAGTTTGATGGACAGATGGACCCCAAAAAGGCAAAAACTGGATCATCGTCACTTATCACTCTACGTTTCAAATGTCCTGTAATACCTGATGAGGGCAAACAAGTACCCACCTAGACTTTTTAAGGAGATATTTCGTTAAAATCAGAGGGCTACTTCATCTGGGTATAAGCTATCTAGCCCGTACCATTAAGGTTCagaaagctaaaaaaaatagatagaTAGAATAGAGGATTGGAAGGATGATTAGTTTAGCAGGTTAGCTAACAGCAACTTAGACCAAAAAAATATACCCGCTCTGTATTTGTCgtcacatttttctttgtgtcGCCAccttttttcacaaaaaattTCCAATTTTGCCTCTCTCTCTTTTCTCGGTTTATCAAATTCACCGCTTGTTCAATGTAAAGCAACTTATATGATTTTATGTAAATGTTCTAGAtacaattttaacttttttagcattatttccgacattaataaaaaaaaatttcgaatTTAAAATATCATGTCACATGTTTTATGCGATCGCACCAATTGTAAGTTTTGtgcagtcgcacaaaatgtgagATTGTACCTAATACAGTCGTAAGTTTTGTGGGACTTGgctcttttaaaaaaaataaatttaataaaaattcatcaaatttaaaataatattaataaagaattgaaaatttattttttttacaatgacATCTTATatcttatattaattaaaaattaaataactatGAAATTcgataatatataaattaaaagcgAGACCCCCGCCTCCGAACATTTGCAAAGTGGgtgattaaaaatatataacccattaaaaattcattcaaaCTGAGAAAAAATGCAAAATTGTTTATAAGATTAATTATCTCAACATTTTCGATTAGTTGAGAATAACTTGAGAAAGTTTAGTTTAGAGAGAAAAAGTCCAACGGCAAAAAGGCAAAAGGAGTAGCGACCAATTAAAAAAGTGGCGACAATTAATAATGCCAAAATTATATCGTGAAATTAAAGgtgtttaataatattaaagttCAAACCCCAATCTATTGGGATTAAGACTTTGGCATTGTCGTTGTAGATAATATTTCAGTTGCTAGACAAAATGAGTAGTCCGGTTGAAGTCTCGATAATTCAACTACACTCAACGTTGCAAGTAACAATTAAAGGCATCCTCGATTCAACAATACTtgcaaaaacaatataaaacttACCTTTCAAAGTGAAGGGTATTTCTTTGTAATAACTACAGTCCCGACCATCTTCTTTTGAGTACGGTGGTCCAAGGACATCCAGAACGGCACAAGGTGTTATGGCTGTGAACTGATGGATATTGCCCCCCGAGGTAGGATACAGGACTGATGAGTTACATGGAGCAGTGAAGACATCGTCAGCTTTCAATCTTGCTAGCCTCACTGCAAAAATTATCCATTTAATCTGTCAGGAATTCAGAATGTAATCAAAACAACGAGGGGGAGAAGGAAAAATGAGTTTTAAGACAATAATACTTACTCGAAGAAGGCTGTTTTTCACATTCCACATCTATCGGATGAGCCCagtcatatgctttaatatGCATTTCACCTAAAAGCAGTTTGCTGAAAACAGTCATTTCTGGGTGATTGTGGAGGGGAATGACGGCCGATGCTGGTAGAAAGAATAGCACCATCTGCAAAAAAATCGGACAATCATAAGTCGACATTGTAATTTTCATGTTGAAGTTTAAAAACATGGGCATGATGCTGCAAGCCAACTTTGGCAACTTTTAATGTGCTAATATAattttgatcatcatcatcatcatcccaataAGTCCCGCCCAAAGGAAGGTCTGGGGGGGGGAAAGAAGAGAATGACCAATACCCTCATCACAAGGAGGTTGTAATCGAAGAGAGCCCCTCAATTCAAGTATCGTCTGGCATAGGAAACATATTAGACAACATTGGACTTACGGAAAAATTCTGGCACTTGCAGACTGTGGTGTAAGTGACCCTTGGATTTCCTTTGACGCAATTTCCAGACATGAAAAACGGAAGATCCTTACTCAGTCGAAAATCTTCAGGTTTCAAAAGATCTGCATTTAAATACAATATGTTCATAAGAAATGATCAAATCAAAGTTAAGCTGGCGCACGCTGAACAAATCTTAACTGTATGCGTTAGGGCAGCTTATTTGCTAACTGATCTTACAAGTAAAATATGCATCAAGCCATATATAATCTATGATCCTCATccaaaatttatattgattgcAACAAAACTCTAGAAGTCATCACAAAAGACGAAACTTACATCATATCATATATCTAAAAAAATTCCATGTGAACCTTTTCCAGAATGATGTCTATAACTAGTCCCAAACCAATGTCACATATAACTGATGGAGACACATTAGCACTGAAATTATTGATGAAATATGGCTAGAAAGTCTCCGTCTCCGGTCTCCGATACTTTCTCTATGATTTTTCTCAGTTTTGTTTTGAAAGAGCTCATTAGACTCTCTCGATCAGCCGGGTTTGACTAACGTATAGCTTGTGTAAGTCACAATACCACAAAATGCCAATCAGCTACATGACAGAAGATTATAAGGTTGACTTCCATTACATGCCTACATGGTGCAACTTGATGTTGTCAATTGTATTCCTTTGTTTCATAAATCAATGAATGAAAGCTCACAGTTTTGAAAAACTCAGTAGTTTTTATCTAGATCAGTTTAAGGACCCAATCTAACGTCATCTTATTTGTGAAAAACcatgtatttcatttcaaaaaaccCTTATACCCCGGTTGATCAATGatattaaataatgataatggtaatgattttagttttgattttaacttcACCTAAGATTCCAAAACTAGTTGGTAGTGAAATACTATgacaaaattttttgaaaacaaGTTGATAAAAGATATAGATGCAAGATGGTTCTAGACATGTGCCAATTGTCGTCCCTCGCTAGCCCTGTAAATTAATGaacttaaatatttacttacttttgttttattttaattatttattttaaactcctaaatttgaaataatatatataaataaataaagagccAATGCCAAAACCTTAATCTCGGAGTCAGCAACATAAAGCGAGAGAACATTTTCAGTTGTCATCCAAATGAATTTTTCTTCTACATTAATTTCGAATTTCTACCATCTAACCTGTAAGTCTAAACTCTTCATATTCCTTTTCACTTATGCCCTCCAAATCACGCTCTCTTCAAGTCTTTTATGTTTCAACTTTATATCTTCGTTACCGGTTGAATTATACCTCATCTTTGCAAATACTCAAACCTTCTAAAACGATTTATCTTTCATCATTTCCTAAATATTTGCAACTCCAAAACCTTTTTTGAATTAAATCCCTCAAGGCTTGCCCACTCATATGCATTTGGCTACTCTTATTTTCGTACTATGAAATTTTCAAAACATCCAACAATTTGATCCATTTAGTAGCCATAGTATAATAGATATTTAGTAAAACTTTCCCTTTTGCTTTAAGGGCACCCCAATTACATAATATCTTAGCAATTGGTCTTcactttttattcttcaaaaaAATACCTATAGTGTTGTATTGATTTACTCAAAAAATTTGATGAGTTGATACCCCCTTTTCTATAAATAAGTGGCATTAGGCATTCATTTGTTGAACAATTCATTTTCTAAAATTGTgatttcttaaatttttaatacaaaaattataaaagcttACAGTCGTTATACTTGTTTTTGTATTTCTTTTGTGAAACTTGAAAGTGTTGTgttggttttatttttaatacaaaTGGCAGATAATTATAACCTAAAGCCCTATAGTGGGAAAATATTGTATCAAAAAAGTTACTAGAGTGACTCTAAACAATGTTCAAAAAGAAATTAAGCGAGAAAGGTTTCCATGTTAGTTGTATTTAATCTCTTTTCAGGTAAATGGAAAAATCTTTTGCCAAAACGacaatattcaaaaataaaaataaatatgtttACAAGTTTCACTTTGAAATGTTCGAGGTTCAAACATTTAAAGATTATTATTCAATCATCAAAGATCAATGGTGAACTTCTTGCTTTCATgtatatttatgatttcttaatttttgtataaaatATCTAAGTAGGGATGGTCAATGACTcaaaacaatttattttctatggGCACAAATTGGATCTAGACCCataaaatctaaaaattttGGACCCATACCCAGATAGTCGGGTCTAATTGGTCCACGATCCTAACTGGATTCTTAAGGGTCCTTAAGGGGTCTTAAAGTAATTATTCTTACTTTTTAAGTCTAATTAggtgtaaaataaatatatagaaCAAATCTAGGTCTAAAAAGAAtccaaatatatatacattgaGTCTAAAATTGATTATGAGTTGGATAATGAGTTAGGTATGGATCTTGGTGTTGGTCTAGAGTGGGTATAGGCGGGTCCGGGTTTAAAGAGTGAAGAACCTAGATTCAAACTCAGGCCGAGACCCATTTATTTTTCTAGGCCCGGGCCCATAGCTATCGAGTCTCAAAAATTTGACCCAAACTCTAAAATTAGGATAGGATAGGATCGGGTATGGGGCAAGGTAGGAAGCCATTGTTCTTTAACAACAAAAGAATTATCCATATTGGAGTACTAAAACAAGACACATGTTGACATGTTGATGTACTCTCAAGTCTCAACTTTCTTTGCTAAAACCACCATGGCCAACAGGTTTCCCATAGCTTGATTTGACTAGTCAATTATGCACCACAATACAAGATATTTATGCAGAAATCTCTTTTTGAAGAACTTAACATGAATATATCTAACACTAAAATTTCAATCTTGAAACTTCACCAAAATAGAACAAGCaaacaacaaaaaagaaaaggaatcaAGAAGAAAAAGGGTTAAATTAATGTTCAAAATCAGCATGATAACAAAACAATAATCCAACTAACCTTAAAGCCTTTTACCCatataaagttcaaaatcaaCTACACAAAGAAAGTAATACCACTATAACATGATTCGCAAGCTAATTCACCTTTTGAATTtgcgattcgctcaaatttgGGAAATAATAGCCCAAAGTCGACCATAATTCGTTTTTTCTACGATTTCCAATTCGCGAGGAGATCAGCGAAGAATCATGTGACATTGAGTAATACTCCCTCCGGCTCATGATTTTGCTacatatattattccaaattaaaatctataattactCCGACTAAAAGGACATCACCTTAACTACATAACCCACTAAAATACcctttttcccttttctttgtttgTGTTTAAATCAACCCCTTAAATGTTGCAAAGAGTAATATCCAACAACAACtaaaagaagaagagaaaagagaaagttacCCATAATGTTGCAAAGATTTCGAACATCTTGAGGAGGAGGAACAATCCCACGAcctttaaaaacatatttgcaaCAATTATAAAGTTGTTGCAATGTTACTGACGGAACTTCCCTCTCCATTCTTAAGGTattagatgaagaagaagaagaagaagaacacaATCTTCTCTTGAtctcctttttcttcttgataACTTTACCATTAATACCCCTTACAATTTCTCTCCTATGCTCAACCAAACCACCTTCCATTTTCATCTCTAGTACTACAATTATTGTTCTCTTTTGGATAATTCAAAGAAACAACAGTAGTATATAAAGGGTAGGTTTGTGGGTATGTAATGATGTGCCCAGAAACAAACAGTAATGTATATCTGTGGGAAGGAATTGGAAAACCCAGATGAAGAAGCAGGTGTTTGATTGAAGAAAAGTAAAAGAGAAAATGGAAAACAATAAATAAGCATAGTCATTGAGATGGGAGGGAAAACCAGGGGCCATAAACGGTGGAGTCGAGTTGGGAAACAAAACCAGCATGTATGCGTTGATTTTTATTgaaatatacttctatatatcaagtattaaataatatataataattaaataagattgGAAAAAGACCAACAAGTAGCACTATAAAGGTGCCAACAATACTAATATTAGTAATATACCAActataaaacaattaatatttaccTAAAAATATAAACGTGTATCATTGGGATTATTACCCTCAATCTAAGTCTACACTTTGCTTGgaattaaaaatatgaaaaaaatatgaacaTATTTTCtccataccatttaaatgaaatattagaatttttatgcaatttaaattaatattttaattattgatattttttgtcacatataattaaaattatatttttagtcaaatcaaataagattattctagattatataattttttacaaattagtaaagaaaaactaaaaacattGTTAACTTATGAATAGTGAATAgtgtaaaaactaaaaaatataggTGTTGCATTTAATTAGGATTGATGAAGCACTACTTTGCCtaataatttgcatcattttcgaATGAGGTATTTTTAAGCAAAGTGAGAATTTTGGAATAAATGTAAGGGGCATCGAATTGTGTTAAGTGTAGAGAATTAAATTGTGTGGATGTGATATAAAGTGGTAGATATATTTCTAAATAGCAGGttttgtgagagactgtcttACTGTGAGACTAATAACTAATCAGttcaattattataatattttacaatATACGATTAATAATTCATcaatttaaggtcaaaattgatttattttaaaagttataactgatcatttaattgatcattttatatataatttatcactttaaaatttaatttatttaagattataaacttgtaagtagaaattgatcactttaatgttcTAACATTATCTTTTCTTTTAGTTTCTCCAATTCAAACAAAGTGTAAATGACTAAATTTATTTGCCATTCAATGAAATTACAAAACATAACTTTTTTTGTTCATAATGGATGAAGATTTCATGATATGAGCATAACTTTGCTTACATCAATCTTTGCATTGCTATTTGCTAATTGAATCTCCATCATCATTTCATATGTTCTTTTACGTTTAAAAATATTGGAAAGTGTCGTTATCCTGTGAATACAAACTCTAAATTTCTTAGTATTAAAGTGTGGTTGATTCGAGAAACACACAATAActatcaagtttttttttttttttttttctattttagatGATCTAAGTGAACTCTTAGCTCGTGTAAAAGATCTATAAAAGGAGATAGTGAACTATTAGAATCGAAAAGCAATCTCACTAATTATAAAGTAACaaaaattatccaaaataattcaacattttcatgatttttctataataatcttatctattgattaaccgtaaataatctcaactttatgaGGTATTTGCTTAGAGTAATCGGATGATCTGCTATagcaaagtttaatttttttaaaaaaaagataaattaaaatatttgaaatattacctagaataattcaatcttttcatATTTTCccacaataatcccacctattgattaaccatgaataataccaactttatgaggtatttgcctagagtaaacatAAGTAAccagatgacttgctatagtaggtaatttaccaaaaagtaaactaaaaatcagcataaagttagagaaaaattttcaaaattttacataaaaaattatgaaaatattttaacattttttaactatttttcgacattttattttaatttatcttttttttttaaattaaaacttgctataacagGTCATTCGATTACTCGAatttactctagaaaaataccccataaagttgagattatttatggttaatcaagtgaaattattgtaggaaaatcatgaaaaagttagattattctaagtaatttttcaaaatattttcaaaattttttatgtaaaattttcaaaatttttgccgaattttagtttactttttggTAAACTATTTACTGTAGCAAGTCATCCGATTACTCatgtttactctaggcaaataccccataaagttaaaattattcatgattaattaatatgtgaGATTATTGTGAAAAAATCGtgaaaatattggattattctaggtaatttttgcTATAAAATatccaactaatacaaattaagcATCCTTATTTTGAGATCATATTATCGAAAAATGATCCTTTTACAAGAATAGCTAAATTTTTATTCCCTTGTCCCACTCATTTCgcataaattataaaatggaTGAAATATAGTGAAAGAgcaaaattaaattagaaaatgaGACAAGAAACAAGTGAGGTTGACAAGTTGATAATCACTTGTCATTAAAAGGAAGAAATTCCCAcaatattgcaaaataaaaaaataattcccactttccttaaaatgggaaagtaATTCCCactttaccgtccacgtaggattattttgaaaaaaattttatttttttatttttaatataaccgctactTGAGGTAGCGGTTTGTTTAGGGAATTGAAGAAAATCGccagatgaaatggcggtttggtaatttttat belongs to Amaranthus tricolor cultivar Red isolate AtriRed21 chromosome 17, ASM2621246v1, whole genome shotgun sequence and includes:
- the LOC130804494 gene encoding plant cysteine oxidase 1-like isoform X2, producing the protein MKMEGGLVEHRREIVRGINGKVIKKKKEIKRRLCSSSSSSSSNTLRMEREVPSVTLQQLYNCCKYVFKGRGIVPPPQDVRNLCNIMDLLKPEDFRLSKDLPFFMSGNCVKGNPRVTYTTVCKCQNFSMVLFFLPASAVIPLHNHPEMTVFSKLLLGEMHIKAYDWAHPIDVECEKQPSSMRLARLKADDVFTAPCNSSVLYPTSGGNIHQFTAITPCAVLDVLGPPYSKEDGRDCSYYKEIPFTLKGGTPDCIFLAISVFFGWTVFLVE
- the LOC130804494 gene encoding plant cysteine oxidase 1-like isoform X1, with product MKMEGGLVEHRREIVRGINGKVIKKKKEIKRRLCSSSSSSSSNTLRMEREVPSVTLQQLYNCCKYVFKGRGIVPPPQDVRNLCNIMDLLKPEDFRLSKDLPFFMSGNCVKGNPRVTYTTVCKCQNFSMVLFFLPASAVIPLHNHPEMTVFSKLLLGEMHIKAYDWAHPIDVECEKQPSSMRLARLKADDVFTAPCNSSVLYPTSGGNIHQFTAITPCAVLDVLGPPYSKEDGRDCSYYKEIPFTLKDEELAELKDDGYSYGWLEEIEIPESSKMDGIVYLGPRPQTNDTTC